A portion of the Paenibacillus hamazuiensis genome contains these proteins:
- a CDS encoding IclR family transcriptional regulator, with the protein MPIIQSVERALQILNLFDEQTTELKITEISKRMNLHKSTVHSLLKTLEAYRYIKQDEESGKYRLGMALFERGNLLLQTMDVRSVARKYLLELSAQTGQTVNLVILDGNEGVYIDKVEGPKAAIRYSRIGRRIPLHCSAVGKALGAYLKQEELMTLLQNYRYERRTPQTIDNEADFLRELAAVREQGVAYDREENEPGVRCAAVPVRDHTGQVVAAVSLSMLVSGVDDHMFEGYVRLLKQTAADISAHMGYKS; encoded by the coding sequence ATGCCGATCATTCAGTCCGTGGAACGGGCGCTGCAAATTTTAAATTTATTCGACGAACAGACGACGGAACTGAAGATTACCGAGATCAGCAAACGGATGAATTTGCACAAAAGCACCGTCCATTCGCTGCTCAAAACGCTGGAGGCTTACCGATACATCAAGCAGGACGAGGAATCCGGCAAATACCGGCTCGGCATGGCGCTGTTCGAGCGCGGCAATTTGCTGCTGCAAACGATGGACGTCCGCTCCGTGGCCCGCAAATATTTGCTGGAATTATCGGCCCAGACCGGGCAAACGGTTAATCTTGTCATCCTCGACGGAAATGAGGGCGTTTACATCGACAAAGTCGAAGGGCCGAAGGCGGCCATCCGCTACTCCCGCATCGGCCGAAGAATCCCGCTTCATTGCAGCGCCGTCGGCAAAGCGCTCGGCGCGTACCTGAAGCAGGAGGAGCTGATGACGCTGCTGCAAAACTATCGCTACGAGCGGCGCACCCCGCAGACGATCGACAACGAGGCCGATTTCCTCAGGGAGCTTGCCGCCGTGCGCGAGCAGGGAGTTGCCTACGACCGGGAGGAAAACGAACCAGGCGTCCGCTGCGCCGCCGTACCGGTCAGGGACCATACGGGTCAGGTCGTTGCGGCGGTCAGCTTGTCGATGCTCGTTTCCGGCGTAGACGACCATATGTTCGAAGGGTATGTCCGGCTGCTTAAACAAACGGCGGCCGATATTTCCGCCCATATGGGCTATAAAAGCTAA
- the gucD gene encoding alpha-ketoglutaric semialdehyde dehydrogenase GucD has translation MGSTVSETKTYLNYVNGEWTSSSAGQTEPSLNPANRGDVVGYVQVSAPEDLNKAAAAAKEAAGTWRKLAGAVRGDYLYKVSNLIEARIDDIAATMTREMGKTFPEAKGETARGIAILRYYAGEGMRKIGDVIPSTDSEALMFTTRVPLGVVGVITPWNFPVAIPIWKIAPALIYGNTVVFKPAQETAVTAAKIIECFHEAGLPKGVLNFVTGRGSVIGQGIIDHPDIQGVTFTGSDTVGKQVGLGALKRGAKYQLEMGGKNPVIVANDADLEQALEATISGAFRSTGQKCTATSRVIVQSGIYDTFKEQLLAKVKTIKVGDGLKADTWMGPCASESQLNTVLHYIDKGVQEGAWLLCGGNRLAGEEYESGWFVEPTVFEGVERGMTIAQEEIFGPVIALMKVETIQEALDIANDVKYGLSASIFTKNIGSMLEFIRDMDAGLVRINAESAGVELQAPFGGMKQSSSHSREQGQAAIEFFTSIKTVFVKP, from the coding sequence ATGGGCAGCACCGTAAGCGAAACGAAAACCTATTTGAATTATGTAAACGGCGAATGGACGTCTTCGTCCGCAGGCCAAACCGAGCCCAGCCTGAACCCGGCAAACCGCGGCGATGTGGTCGGGTATGTGCAGGTTTCGGCGCCGGAAGATTTAAATAAAGCGGCAGCAGCGGCAAAGGAAGCGGCGGGAACATGGCGGAAGCTGGCCGGAGCGGTCCGCGGGGATTATTTGTACAAAGTGTCAAACCTGATCGAAGCGCGCATCGACGATATCGCCGCAACGATGACGCGGGAAATGGGCAAAACGTTCCCCGAGGCGAAGGGCGAAACGGCGCGGGGCATAGCGATACTCCGCTATTACGCCGGCGAAGGGATGCGCAAGATCGGCGACGTCATTCCGTCGACGGACAGCGAAGCGCTGATGTTTACGACGCGCGTTCCGCTTGGCGTGGTCGGAGTGATCACGCCGTGGAATTTTCCTGTGGCGATCCCGATTTGGAAAATCGCGCCGGCGCTGATCTACGGCAACACGGTCGTGTTTAAGCCCGCGCAGGAAACGGCGGTCACCGCAGCCAAAATCATCGAGTGCTTCCATGAAGCGGGGCTGCCGAAAGGCGTGCTCAACTTCGTGACCGGACGCGGTTCGGTCATCGGCCAAGGCATCATCGATCACCCGGATATTCAGGGCGTCACGTTTACCGGCTCCGATACCGTCGGCAAGCAGGTAGGTCTCGGGGCGCTGAAGCGCGGGGCGAAATATCAGCTTGAAATGGGCGGCAAAAATCCGGTCATCGTGGCAAACGACGCCGATCTGGAGCAGGCTTTGGAGGCGACGATCAGCGGAGCTTTCCGTTCCACGGGGCAAAAATGCACCGCGACAAGCCGGGTCATCGTTCAAAGCGGCATTTACGATACATTTAAGGAACAACTGCTAGCCAAAGTCAAAACGATCAAAGTGGGAGACGGCCTTAAGGCCGATACGTGGATGGGGCCGTGCGCCAGCGAGTCTCAGCTGAATACGGTGCTGCATTATATCGATAAAGGCGTGCAGGAGGGAGCTTGGCTGCTTTGCGGCGGAAACCGACTCGCCGGCGAGGAGTACGAGTCCGGCTGGTTCGTCGAGCCGACCGTATTTGAAGGCGTCGAGCGCGGCATGACGATCGCCCAGGAGGAAATTTTCGGGCCGGTCATCGCGCTAATGAAGGTGGAAACGATTCAGGAAGCGCTTGATATCGCCAACGATGTGAAGTACGGCTTAAGCGCTTCGATTTTTACGAAAAATATCGGCAGCATGCTTGAATTCATCCGCGACATGGACGCGGGACTTGTGCGGATTAACGCGGAATCGGCCGGGGTGGAGCTGCAGGCGCCGTTCGGCGGCATGAAGCAGTCGAGCTCCCATTCCCGCGAGCAGGGGCAGGCGGCCATCGAGTTTTTCACTTCGATCAAGACGGTGTTTGTCAAGCCGTAG
- a CDS encoding fumarylacetoacetate hydrolase family protein — protein sequence MKIVRYARQDRQPQLAAVTDEGAVYELPHRHFMELVEAADAAGTSPLQLVQDAISHTAPLPAPMESLPLLVPIEAPEVWAAGVTYERSRAARNYEATGGKLDATTFYDKVYEAERPEIFFKSTAARTVGPGQSVMLRSDSQWQIPEPELGLVLTRTGRIVGYTIGNDMSCRDIEGENPLYLPQAKMWRNSCSIGPAIRLAETVDDPYAFSLACRIYRDGELAVEGTASTGQLKRRLDELVSFLCRDNAIFDGTVLLTGTCIVPPNEFTLAPGDRIEIEIGGIGVLVNPVAAAERQERTQTA from the coding sequence ATGAAAATCGTTCGATACGCCAGGCAGGACAGGCAGCCGCAGCTTGCGGCCGTCACCGACGAAGGAGCGGTATACGAGCTTCCGCACCGCCATTTCATGGAGCTGGTCGAGGCGGCCGACGCCGCCGGAACTTCGCCGCTTCAGCTCGTACAGGACGCAATCTCGCATACGGCTCCACTGCCTGCACCGATGGAGTCGCTTCCGCTGCTGGTCCCGATCGAAGCGCCGGAAGTATGGGCGGCGGGCGTCACCTACGAACGCAGCCGCGCGGCGCGCAACTACGAGGCGACGGGCGGAAAGCTCGACGCGACAACCTTTTACGACAAGGTGTACGAGGCGGAGCGGCCGGAAATCTTTTTCAAATCGACGGCGGCGCGTACTGTCGGTCCGGGTCAGTCCGTCATGCTGCGCAGCGATTCGCAGTGGCAAATTCCCGAGCCGGAGCTCGGGCTTGTGCTGACGCGAACCGGCCGCATCGTCGGCTATACGATCGGCAACGACATGAGCTGCCGCGATATCGAGGGCGAAAATCCGCTGTATTTGCCGCAGGCTAAAATGTGGCGCAACTCCTGCTCGATCGGCCCCGCCATCCGGCTTGCCGAAACCGTCGACGATCCGTACGCGTTTTCGCTCGCCTGCCGCATTTACCGGGACGGAGAGCTGGCCGTCGAAGGAACCGCTTCCACAGGGCAGCTCAAAAGGCGCCTGGATGAGCTTGTCTCGTTTCTGTGCCGGGATAACGCGATCTTCGACGGCACCGTACTGCTGACCGGCACGTGCATCGTGCCTCCGAACGAGTTCACGCTCGCGCCGGGGGACCGCATCGAAATTGAAATCGGCGGCATCGGCGTGCTGGTGAATCCGGTGGCTGCCGCCGAGCGGCAGGAACGGACGCAGACCGCTTGA